One part of the Methylobacterium mesophilicum SR1.6/6 genome encodes these proteins:
- a CDS encoding FAD-binding oxidoreductase, translating into MTPMAASLDTLLAALRDGLGDRHVVTDPEDMAPYLVESRKLFTGSALAVLRPGSTEEVAFAVRACTQAGVAVVPLGGNTGLTGAGVPHGGVVLSLERLARLRAVDPVDATITVEAGMILQEVQAAADAAGMLFPLSYASRGSARIGGGISTNAGGIAVLAYGNARDLVLGLEVVLADGRVWNGLKALRKDNAGYDLKQLFIGSEGTLGIVTAAVLKLFPKPRTTGVAFVGLDSARAALDLFVFLRSRLDRDLTAFEYLPPFALEIVLRHVPGTVRPLADPHGAYALIEAASARPDADARAGLEAALSDAMADGLIADAAIGASGAQDDALWRLREGVPEAQTREGASIKHDVSVPLSRLPDFLEQAEDACIAVMPGLRPCGFGHFGDGNIHFNLTQPAEMPPADFLAEWGRFNRIVHDIVHGLGGSIAAEHGVGLIKRDELERYGDPVGLDLMRRLKGAIDPLNLLNPGKVIALRPDS; encoded by the coding sequence ATGACTCCGATGGCCGCCTCCCTCGACACTTTGCTCGCCGCGCTCCGGGATGGCCTGGGCGATCGGCACGTGGTGACCGATCCGGAGGACATGGCGCCCTATCTGGTCGAGAGCCGGAAGCTGTTCACCGGCTCGGCTCTCGCCGTCCTGCGCCCTGGCAGCACCGAGGAGGTCGCCTTCGCGGTCCGCGCCTGCACGCAGGCGGGCGTCGCGGTGGTTCCCCTCGGCGGTAATACCGGGCTCACTGGCGCCGGGGTGCCGCACGGTGGTGTCGTCCTCTCCCTGGAGCGGCTGGCGCGGCTGCGCGCGGTCGATCCCGTGGACGCCACCATCACCGTGGAGGCCGGGATGATCCTGCAGGAGGTGCAGGCGGCGGCCGACGCGGCCGGCATGCTGTTCCCGCTTTCCTACGCGTCGCGCGGCTCAGCCCGGATCGGAGGCGGCATCAGCACGAACGCCGGCGGTATCGCGGTCCTGGCCTACGGCAACGCGCGGGACCTCGTCCTCGGTCTCGAAGTGGTCCTGGCCGACGGACGGGTCTGGAACGGGCTTAAGGCCCTGCGCAAGGACAACGCCGGCTACGACCTGAAGCAGCTTTTCATCGGGTCCGAGGGCACGTTGGGCATCGTGACCGCGGCCGTGCTCAAGCTGTTCCCGAAGCCCAGGACCACCGGCGTCGCCTTCGTCGGCCTGGACTCGGCCCGGGCGGCCCTCGATCTGTTCGTGTTCCTCCGGTCCCGGCTGGACCGGGACCTCACGGCCTTCGAGTACCTGCCGCCCTTCGCCCTGGAGATCGTCCTGCGGCATGTTCCGGGTACGGTCCGTCCGCTGGCGGATCCGCACGGCGCCTACGCGCTGATCGAGGCGGCCTCGGCGCGGCCGGATGCCGATGCGCGTGCCGGGTTGGAGGCCGCCCTTTCAGACGCCATGGCGGATGGCCTGATCGCCGACGCGGCAATCGGCGCGAGCGGCGCGCAGGACGACGCCCTCTGGCGCCTGCGCGAAGGCGTTCCCGAGGCCCAGACGCGGGAAGGCGCTTCGATCAAGCACGACGTTTCGGTGCCGCTCTCGCGCCTGCCCGACTTCCTGGAGCAGGCCGAAGACGCCTGCATCGCCGTGATGCCGGGTCTCAGACCCTGCGGCTTCGGGCATTTCGGCGACGGCAACATCCACTTCAACCTGACGCAGCCCGCGGAGATGCCGCCTGCGGACTTCCTGGCGGAATGGGGTCGGTTCAACCGAATCGTCCACGACATCGTCCACGGCCTCGGCGGCTCGATCGCGGCGGAGCACGGGGTCGGCCTGATCAAGCGCGACGAGCTCGAACGCTACGGCGATCCGGTGGGTCTCGACCTGATGCGCCGGCTGAAGGGCGCGATCGACCCCCTTAACCTTCTCAATCCCGGCAAGGTCATCGCGCTCAGGCCGGACAGCTGA
- a CDS encoding NUDIX domain-containing protein — MILDRPLFRHLFHLGALASRGMTLGVRGIALDAQGCVALVRHTYVSGWHLPGGGVERGETAHDAMVREFREETGIVAGERLRLHGLYRNVVAAPRDHVALFILEAFTIPQPKVPDREIAACAFFPIDALPDDTTRGTRTRLDELRLGRPPAPNW, encoded by the coding sequence ATGATCCTTGATCGGCCGCTGTTCCGGCACCTGTTTCACCTCGGGGCTCTCGCGTCCCGAGGCATGACGCTCGGCGTGCGCGGCATCGCCCTGGACGCGCAGGGCTGCGTAGCGCTGGTACGTCACACCTATGTCAGCGGGTGGCACCTGCCGGGCGGCGGCGTGGAGCGGGGCGAGACGGCGCACGACGCGATGGTCCGGGAGTTCCGCGAGGAGACGGGGATCGTCGCCGGGGAGCGGCTCCGCCTCCACGGCCTCTACCGCAATGTGGTCGCGGCTCCGCGGGACCACGTCGCGCTGTTCATCCTTGAGGCCTTCACCATCCCGCAGCCGAAGGTCCCGGACCGCGAGATCGCCGCCTGCGCATTCTTTCCGATCGATGCGCTGCCTGACGACACGACACGCGGGACGCGGACCCGCCTCGACGAACTCCGCCTGGGACGTCCGCCCGCCCCGAATTGGTGA
- a CDS encoding fumarylacetoacetate hydrolase family protein, whose protein sequence is MLSVIQNPPRVALPIVGSSDLFPVRRVYCVGRNYAAHAREMGADPDREPPFFFMKPADALQIVGAEPTPHAYPPKTRSYHFEVEMVAALAGGRSDIPVASALDHVYGYAVGLDMTRRDLQDEAKKMARPWDLGKAADGSGPIGALHPASEIGHPRRGSITLSVDGETRQKGDLGDMIWSVAEQIAYLSEYFILQPGDLIFTGTPSGVGPVERGQRMVAAIDGLGAITLDVA, encoded by the coding sequence ATGCTCTCCGTCATTCAGAACCCGCCCCGCGTCGCGCTTCCGATCGTCGGCAGCAGCGACCTCTTTCCCGTCCGGCGCGTCTACTGCGTCGGCCGCAACTACGCCGCCCATGCCCGCGAGATGGGTGCGGACCCGGACCGCGAGCCGCCGTTCTTCTTCATGAAGCCCGCCGACGCGCTCCAGATCGTCGGTGCCGAGCCGACGCCCCATGCGTACCCGCCGAAGACGCGGAGCTACCATTTCGAGGTCGAGATGGTGGCTGCGCTCGCCGGCGGCCGCAGCGACATCCCGGTGGCGAGCGCCCTGGACCACGTCTACGGCTACGCGGTCGGCCTCGACATGACCCGCCGCGATCTCCAGGACGAGGCCAAGAAGATGGCGCGGCCCTGGGACCTCGGGAAGGCAGCGGACGGCTCGGGCCCGATCGGCGCTTTGCACCCGGCTTCCGAGATTGGGCACCCGAGGCGCGGTTCGATCACCCTGTCGGTGGACGGCGAGACGCGCCAGAAGGGTGATCTGGGCGATATGATCTGGTCGGTGGCCGAGCAGATCGCCTACCTGTCGGAGTACTTCATCCTCCAGCCGGGCGACCTGATCTTCACCGGCACGCCCTCCGGCGTCGGTCCCGTCGAGCGCGGACAGCGAATGGTGGCGGCCATTGACGGGCTCGGCGCGATCACGCTCGACGTCGCCTGA